From Raphanus sativus cultivar WK10039 unplaced genomic scaffold, ASM80110v3 Scaffold1188, whole genome shotgun sequence, the proteins below share one genomic window:
- the LOC108840363 gene encoding cytosolic sulfotransferase 3-like: protein MEKKQFWMNLREEDLTEETKTLISSLPSEKEYLGGNLCKYQGSWYYYNFLQGVLNVQRGFQPQDTDVIVASFPKCGTLWLKALTVALFERSKNRSSEDQHPLFSNNPHNLVPVLEMNLYRDTPEPDLTKLLSSSPRLFSTHMPFLTLKEALKDSPCKVVYICRDAKDSLVSRWHIICRCLNKEEDRSILESMFESFCSGVCLFGPFWDQILSYWKASLENPKRVLFMKYDEVKIDTRGQLKRLAEFLGCPFSEEEENNGSMDGILEMCSLASLSSLEVNKTGKSINGIDYKKHFRKGIVGDWKNYLTPEMGKKIDMIMEEKLKDSGLKF, encoded by the coding sequence atggagAAGAAACAGTTTTGGATGAACTTGAGAGAAGAAGATTTAACCGAAGAGACCAAGACTCTAATCTCTTCACTTCCTTCGGAGAAAGAGTACCTTGGTGGAAACCTCTGCAAGTACCAAGGTTCTTGGTATTACTACAACTTTCTCCAAGGTGTCCTCAATGTCCAGAGAGGTTTTCAGCCTCAAGACACCGATGTCATCGTCGCATCATTCCCCAAATGCGGCACCTTATGGCTCAAGGCACTCACCGTGGCGCTCTTCGAGAGATCCAAGAACCGTTCTTCCGAGGATCAACATCCACTTTTCTCCAACAACCCTCATAACCTCGTACCGGTTCTTGAGATGAATCTGTACCGCGACACCCCAGAACCGGACTTGACCAAGCTCTTATCGTCATCTCCAAGGCTCTTCTCTACTCACATGCCGTTCCTTACGCTGAAAGAAGCTCTCAAAGACTCTCCTTGCAAGGTAGTGTACATTTGCAGGGATGCTAAGGACTCTCTGGTGTCACGTTGGCATATCATTTGCAGGTGTCTCAATAAAGAAGAGGACAGAAGCATTCTCGAGTCTATGTTCGAGTCTTTCTGCAGTGGGGTTTGCTTGTTTGGTCCGTTTTGGGATCAGATCTTGAGTTACTGGAAAGCTAGCTTGGAAAACCCTAAGCGTGTTCTGTTTATGAAGTACGATGAAGTGAAGATAGATACTCGTGGTCAGCTCAAGAGACTTGCAGAGTTCTTGGGTTGTCCCTTttctgaggaagaagaaaacaacGGATCTATGGATGGGATCTTGGAGATGTGCTCTCTAGCTAGCCTCAGCAGCTTGGAGGTTAACAAGACAGGAAAATCGATCAATGGCATTGACTACAAGAAGCATTTCCGCAAAGGGATAGTTGGTGACTGGAAGAATTATCTAACTCCGGAGATGGGGAAGAAAATCGACATGATCATGGAGGAGAAGCTGAAAGATTCCGGTTTGAAGTTCTGA